DNA from Malus sylvestris chromosome 11, drMalSylv7.2, whole genome shotgun sequence:
CGGGGCTCAATGCTATGCTTAAGGAACAGAGATTAGGATTCTGGGGTCCCAAGTTGACGATTGCGGAGAAATTTTTGCAGACGAAGAGGAAAGTAAGGACTCAATTTTTTGATTTGGTAGGGtttttgagttttgagtttATTGAGTaggttttagtttttaattggtCCGATCTGTTGTTTGATTGATGGGAACGTGTTAGGCAAATGAATAAAGAAGGAAGCTTTGGATTCTGAATTATAAATTGTAGGTAATGGACTGATAGTAAAATAGTTCATatggtttggtgttttgattttaTATGCGTTTAACGTATATCTGTATGGTTTTGAGACATTAAGGGTGAAAGCATTTTTTGTTATGGTTTCATAATTGGTCACGGTGGAACCATTTGGCTTAGTCGATGTGAACATCTTGGGTTTGTTGGTTCCTTTTAccattataatttatatatgcagTTCATTGCATAGTGATAGTCTTCGGTTATACTGAAgggtttaatttttattcaaaaaagTATCAGATTTCTGTAAGCGTGTGTGCCAGTGTTTGAATTAGTAGCTAGTTGTGAAGTCTAAAGTCATTTGACCAAGAAGTTGTCTTTGACAGTGTATGGCTAATGCCATATTACAGCATATAAGGGTTGCCAAACTTTCAGTTTAGGATTTTTTTGGACtgtaaaactattttttctgaACTTGAAATTCTTTTTTAGATGGAAGAATCCAAGAAATTCTCTGCACTAGCTCAACCTGCTACGCATCCCGCTCACCAATTTAAAAAAAGCTTCAATGCAGCAGCTGAAACCCATGGAATGCCGCATACTGTTCATATGATTCCTACAAGCAAACCAAGTCATGCACCAATTTCCTCAGGAGGTTTCCCCATTACTCCATCTCTTGTTCATGTATCCACGGCAACTCCCACACCTACACAGTATCAGTTTCCCAACAATGATGTTAGAGCATCCATGGTGTCTAGTGGTTTTCCTAGCATCCATCTAGGCAGGGATTCTACTACCCCAACAGTGCTTAGAGTTGAAAGAGCACAGTTCAGATCAGATGGAGGACCAAATGCAAATGCATCTTCTTATGCATCTCAAGTACAAGGTAACTAATGTCCTCTAACTTTACTTGTATGAAAAGGTATcctttttatggaatttttatGCGTCATTACTACTGACTCTGTCTCCTCTCTGCATATGTAAGTATTTACACCATATTTTTCCATGTGCAGCAAATTCGTCCTCAAATCATCCACTTCCATCAGTGAATGCTCCAGCTTGGTCAGTGCAAACTCAATCTGCCAAAAGTGGACCAGAACACAAGGTGCCAAATCATATATCCGTCAAAGTTGAAGGAAGTACTGGTATGAGTATGCCACAGATGACGCCTGTAGCTGCACTGAATCAGAATACCAAGCCATTTGTCTCCCAATTAGCTTCTGGAAATCTACCCATTGTACATCAGCCCTTGCAACAGATGGACTTTGTTAAAGCTCATTCGCTTTCAAACAATCACAATGAAATTGCGAAAATTATTCAGAAATTATTACAACCACAGCCTCCTGATCATCCTACATGGATTCCTCCATCAAGGGATTACATGAGTAAGTCTTTGACTTGCCAGAGTTGCCAGCTTACCATCAATGAGGTAGACAATGTTCTTATTTGCGATGCGTGTGAGAGAGGATATCACATAATGTGTGCACAATCATCTAATCAGAGAGGAATTCCTAGAGGTGAGTGGCACTGCATGAGATGCCTGTCATTGAGCAATGGAAAGCCTTTGCCTCCCAAGTATGGACGTGTGATGAGAAGTAACATACAAGTAAAAGACCCTTCTAACACAGCTGGAGTTCAAACATCCTTGGAGAATAAACTGGGAACTTTAGATCCAAAGGTCAATCAGCCGAAGACAACTGCAAAGGGAAGTTCTGTTTTGCAGAATATTGCTGGTATAGGTGGTGGGGCCAGCAATCACCTTGAGTCAGCACCAGATCTAAAGATTTTAAATGCAAAAGAATCTCAAGTAAAGAATCTCACATCAAGTATTAAAAATATGGATGAGAAACCTCTTTCTGGAAGTTACCCATCGATAGAAAGATCTGAGGAGAGATGTCCTGAATCAAAATCAGAGCCTCCTGCTGAACCAAAAGAAATTACTAGATCATCTAGAGTTGAAGAAAGACATTCTGAATCAATTGCAGAACCTCCTGCTGAATCAAATGTGGAGCGTCCTGTTGAACCAAAAGAAACTACTGAATTCTCTGGAGTTGAAGAGAGACCTTCTGAATCAAAAGCAGAACCTCCTGCTCAATCAAAAGCAGGGCCTCCTACAGAACCAAAAGAAATTACTGAATCATTTAGAGTTGAAGAGATACCTTCTGAATCGAAGGCAGAACTTCCTCCTGAATCAAAAGAGGACCTTCCTGACAAATCAAAAGCAGATCCTCATGGTGAACCAAAGGAAACTACTGAATCATCTAGAGTTGAAGAGAGGCCTTCTGATTCAAAAGCAGAGCCTCCTGTTGAACCACAAGAAACTACTGAATCATGTAGAGTTGAAGAGATACGTTTTGAATCAAAAGCAGAACCTTCTGCTGATTTTTTCAACAAAGGTGTGGATAAGTCTGATCACTCCCAACCCCCTTCCAACACACAAGTTGTGGACTGTGCTGGGCTGCCCAACTGTTCAGAAATTCCATCAATGATATTCCATGACCAGAATTCTGCATTGAAAAACCCAGATACTTCTCACTTGGTAGGAAACTCTGGCTCCTCTTTAAGATATGACATCAAACAGGATGACCAAAGCGGTGCACAAGCAAATACTGGTGAAAGTTCTGTAGCTAGTGGTCGGGCTCTAGAGCATTTCAGATTTTGTTCAGATGGCTTGAAAGTTGTTGAATGGATTGGCGATGTAGTTCAAGGTGGTGATGAAAAAATATATTACCACACTTGTTGCATTGATGAGGTAACATATCAACTGCGAGATCATGCTCTTTTCCAGTCTAGTCATGGAAAATTGATACCCTCGAAGCTTCAGGTAAGTGAATTTTTAAGTAGCAAAATCACTTGTTTGTTTTAGAAACATTTTCATCTGTTTATGgttatattgaatttttttttctttttattagaaGGGTTGTCATGACTTTGTAATTTCATTACAGTCCATGTGGGAGGATAGGAAAACTGGGTCAAAGTGGGCAATTGTCAACAGGTGCTACTTTCCTGGTGACTTACCAGAGAATGTTGGTCGCCCATCTACACCTGAAAGCAATGAGGTAAACGTTTATTCCTGTACGTATACGTTCTATGCGATGACCAAAAAGTACTGTGCTATGTATTTATGTCTTTTGTAAAATGTTCATATCAGTTGACAAGTAGAATGGGACTACTGATTTTGTCATATGATGCACATGATTGCGAACACATGCACCAATATGATATATCTTTCTAAAGGTACTATACTTTGCATGGTGCAATTTAATTTGACACTCTATGGTGATCTAaaggcctctctctctctcctgacATGTACAATATTTATAATATCTGTATGGAAgtttaatattttttctttgtttgtgcTGCAGGTCTATGAATCTAATCATGATAGCACTGTAATGGCTGGTTTGATTCGAGGTCCTTGTGAAGTTCTTTCTCCTGCTAAGTTCAGTGGAGAAACTGAAAGACGGAGCCAGTTAGAACAAGAGGCAAATAATGAATTGCGGCCAATCTTCCTTTGCAAGTAAGGCTTTTTAGTTCTTTTATGGCACAGAAATAAATAAGTGTTTTGTGCGTGTCTTCTAATGGAAGAGTGCAATTCTTTAAGTGTGTGGATCATATGGGATACTTACTCGTTGCCTTCTGTGTGTTTTCTCCACAAATTCCTAGATtctttacacacacacacacacacacactcacaatGTATGTGTGCACAAGTGGCTTTGCTTAATGTCAGTAGCCATTTTTTATCCTATTATGTGGTAGGATAATTCTATTTGTTATTCTGTTATTTGTTTCTTAATATTTTCACCTTATTTTTTACTTATTTTATATGCAGATGGATTTATGATGAGTTTAAAGGGGTATTGGAGCCTGTTCCTGAGTAATCCACTTATGCATGTATTTTTTTCTGTGGTTATTCTTCTTGGTTATGGAAACTCGATCATGCTCTCTTTGATGAGGTGGGTGACAACTGTTGTGATACTACAGCATTATATATTATAGCTTTTGTTTATTATGTTGTAATTTGGAGTAGGCTCCTCATAGGACATATTAAACAGGATGTGATAATGGATAACTTATTTAGCTGAAAAATGACATTGACAATTACCCCATggagtgttttttttcttttcttcatatTGGAATGGTGCATAGTAGGTTTATAAGACGAATAAACAGCATTATTTGTAACTTACCTGAGAATTTTGTGTGATTTTCACCCTCCCATATcaacaaacataaaacataataaGTATGTGGATTAGTTCTTTTGTGCTGCTATTGTTGGGTGCCTAGCCTTTTGAGCTTGTGGTGGTTAGGACCTTATAGATGTGCCCTTGTTTCAGAACATCTGTAATTTGGCAaacaattcattttcttttccatgtGATTCTGAATTTGCGACCTCTCACTTTCCTCAAACTGTTTCAATGATCTGTACTTAGTTATTGTGTCAATATATTACAGGTAGCCTAGTGCAAACGGGGCATGCTTAGCTAATCTGCAAAGGAAGTTTCAACAATCATGTACTGTACAATATGTAGCTGTAGCCGTAGGTTGTATTGTAGTCGCAATAGCAATTCAAGCTATAATCTTTGAGGCCCAAGCCCCTACGCGGCGCTTCATTCTTGTTATTATGTTATCGTGTTAGTATTACTAATTAGAAATGAATATTTTCTCCTCTGTTGTCTACTATCCTTTGGATATCATTGACAATCTCTCATTCTCTGGGACTGGCTCTATAGGCAAGGGCAACGTTTTGCACTGCTTTCCCAGAGAGTGCTCTCAAGAAAATGAAACTGTCGGATTCCGAGGGGGTTGTCTATTACTCAAGACTTGTTGTATTGCCTTTTCTTATTTATACATCGATGCTTTCACTAATACTAATCTTATTTCACTAATACTAATCAGCTatagacttataattcaacaaGAAAGTGCTTTCAAGAATGTGAAATAGTGGTGGTATTTGGCTGAAGCAAAATTGGCTAATAAAGGCTTCAAAGAGCGTACATGTGAAAAACCCCAACTTTTTGTTCTCATATGggaaatttttcaaaattttctttcgcTTTATTATATTCTGGGGGATACCCTTGTACTTTGGGCATGTAGTTTTTCAAATTGACATTCTACTACTAGAAGCTGCAGATTTTAATTTTACTATTACAAGCGGAAGGGAGATAGTTTGAAACTATTACGAGTTTCGAACTTGAACATCTTATCCACTAGAATATTGGACTCCATACACTTGAAGCTACATATTTTCACATCATTGATCCCTTCATCTGCTGAACTATGAAGTGTACTATATTTTACATGACACTCGATAAGCCTAATATTTGCTTACATGAAAAAAGTTCTTATTGATAGTCCAATTAGGACTTTCCAGACCATTTGTCATCAGTATGACGCTAcgaaaaaattgatcaattgaGTGCCACCTCTAAAAAATAATCTGACATTTAGACAAACTAATCAGCCAATAGTGTACGAATTTATAACTTGAGCGTAAAGTGTCCAGCTAAAAACTCAAAAGAGTTATGCTAGAAAAACCACATTTCACATACCACGTAAATTCACCAATCAACaacttttctctattttttggtACCTATCTTCTTTGTTCGAGAGTTTCAACAAGACCTTTTCATCAGGGAaagtgtttttcatttttttttagcttctcacacacctcttttaTCAAACAAAGGTgtgtaaaaagttaaaaaaaaacaaaatgtgaaAATCACCTCCCTTTCACCCTATACATTTGAGGATGAGGCTTCAATAGagatgggcaaaatacccatgggTTTGGGTAACGGCGGTTACCCGCCTATTTAAAAGTTGACAGTTAtgattatgggtaaccgtttatccgtgaaatttaaatgggcggttatgagtattacccgcggttataacgggtatccatttacccatttaatttaatacatgtaaaatttactattttagcctaattttaatttttactatTGAACCAGATTCAAACTCTACTCCTCGTGTTGAAGATTCTTCGTTCGGTGATGATACTAATGTGAATGTGGTAAAAAcaaatctttatttattttttactttggaGTTATTGGTGATActaattcaatttatgcatatgggtGTGTGAAAAATCATGGAATGTAAACCTTTTGTTTATGCATATTGATGAATGGTGATACTAACTCAATTAATTTTGTACTCCACTTTtgtttgcttcttttttttttttttcttcttcttataacTAAGTGTACAATGTAAACCTTCTGTGATCACTTACCTTTGTTGGATTCATACTAATTGGTGTCGGTGTTCCTAAATGGGATACTAATTCAATTTGTACATTTCTTTTGTAGGCCTCTTTTGGTGACAACGAGTCGATAAGACTTTGTGATTGAACGTGATAAAGCATTAGTGTTCAAAAGTGTTTAGTTTTGGAATATTTTGGAGTTTTGAATCATCTAGTATTCAAGATAAtgactactttttgtttttagaagctTTACTTTGTAATCATATGGATTATAATTAAAGCCTTGCTTGGGTGTAGCAGAAAAATATGATtcataaactattatttcaattattggaattgtatgatgacttaaatgattaaaatagaaaaatgcatgctaaaatgtacttataacggtgtttaattgtcagaaaatgaaaattatgacaaaattttcttttgtaattttcaagttgttaaaagaaaaaacatgtagacgggtgaaaaggggtaaatggtaaaaaaatgataaacgggtaaacgggtaaatggttatgattaaatgggtaaacggttatggttaaatgggtacacagttatgggtatggttaaccgtttataaacggttatgagtatgagtataaccgtttatgtaattacccaacaggtaaacggttatgcaagtatgaacataaatggttatgggtaaataaccgcgaTTACCCGTCCGTCAtgaccattgcccatccctaggcTTGAATGAACCCAATGGCGGAAAGTAAATGAAGGGGGCCGCTCTAAGCACCATGCCTGATTTTCAAAAGACATTGACCAACatgttattgtttttttttttttttttgagtatgtcgatatttttacactaaggggagggggagtttggtaaagccacacaatgagcagcctaatttggtattgaattcgccatccacgagattcaaacctaagacttctaacttccaagtaaagaggaataccaccagactGTAGTACTGAGTGGTAACATGTTACTGGCCTTAAACTAAAGGGGTGCAGTGTTTCTGGTCATATTCTATATTTCCAAAATGGATAAACTCAATTGAGCCGAATCTTGATAGGGATGGATTTATCCTTGTACGAAGACAACGCGACAAGAGACAATATTCTACATAATTAGATTATAGTAATAATAACTTATCATCTCTCATCGTAGTGCCATATTGCACCTCTTCAAATTAACTAAAGACATGTATAGAAGAGAAACTCTCTTGTAATCGATACACCAAATAATATCTATTGAACAAATAGTGTACTGCACTTCTACTTGACCTACAAAGTAAAATAAACCAAGCAATTGAAAGCGAATCCTTGAGCTTCATCGTTATCAACCATCTAgcatagcaaaaaaaaaaaaaaaaaaaaaaaaaagaagtaaaaataataaaaagagtttgaaaactttgagttttaacgataatgacaaaataaaatgtaaagtgaatcgtatcaagattgactttttagtataaaaatttggtttttcgttaaagtgaaaatgaaacaaaattcTTGACCACTacacaaaaaattatttgcTTGATTCTCGTGATTGATTGCTATATATCTCATTAGAAATTTTCTAAAACCCTAAGTTTCATGCAGGCCTTCAATTCCCAATACCGTTTAGTTGCTATAGCCAAAGAACCTATACCCCTTTTATATATGATGGCCGTTTGCTTTCTACTACATCGATCGATTAAGATCCATCATACATAAAATATCTTAATGCATAAACTAACTCAGAGCACAAAGCACAGTGCAGCAACTCAGAATTTCTTTTATGTCCATCGCGTCACCACCATATCACCCTTTGGATAAAATTTGTTTTCTGAGAAGGACATTGTCCCAGTGCAACCCTATAGTGCCATGTAATACCCCCTCATTACGACTTAATGTCATTTTAAGAATTACGTAGTGCCTCTGTCGGTATTGACTTCTTTTTTTTATCtgcttttcaaattttaattagaTGGTAGTGCCATTAGAATTTGGTGCCGCTTTTATCCTTACAGAAAAATCATATGGAACTTGACCTAATTCTCAAccatattaatttatttcttatATGGACACACAATCGGAGGAAAAACCGTGTATAGGGATGTGCATTTTAAATCTTGTAAACCAATCAAGCATTGCAAAAGTCCCACTCTAgaatttataacatattaaaaactaattgagaaatcaaatctaaaagaataaaatgtCTATTGAATATATATCTACCTCTTAGGCTTATCTTTGTCGTCATATAACCCTACACCATGTTTGATTTTGCCTCATAAATTAATACCAAGATATGACTGTGTTTGAATGATTGTGGGAAGGCTGTTCCTCCATTGAGTTACAAAATTATGCTTCTTGGATAAGGTGGTGTAAATGGATAAGCATTTTTCAGTGGCACTCCCTCTTATGTGTAGCCGTCTCATGCCTATTACCAAAATCACATTTCGAGAGTTTATTAATTATAAACAAATCCCTAATTAGAAGCTAATTAACTATTAGTTTGTATTTGTCTGTTGGCAGAGAAATTGTTGCCCTCTTTACCAATGTTTCTATAGGCTCTCATGCTCTATCATCTACCTACAAATATATAATGGAGTTCCTTCAAACACCCCAAACTAGTGTCTAACTACTTAATTCCTAACTACGATTAATCACAATTAAACATATGCTAACGATAGAGGCTCACACGTACATGGATGCACTGGCGGATCTATATATTGTAAGAAGTGAGATCTATCTCCCCCGTGCAACAACTTCTTGTCATAATTTGCCTTACCTATTTTGATGTTATCTTTAAAGTAGAGATGAGATGTTTGATGACATACTTGTAAGAAGCTCAGGTAGCAGCGCTGGTTGTGTTTTCTCGTTTTGGCGAAGAAAAATATATGGAACCTTCATATTTCATATACGATTGCTAATCCTTGTTGGTTACGACGGTACAATTCATATGCATGCAACAACAGTTGAAAGTCCTCCACCTACGCTAATACTGATCGTCAATTAAACCCCTCACTAACTGCAGgctctgtgtgtgtgtctatatatcaAGTACAGGATGAATTTGCAAGGGAAAATATTATATTGATGGCAATAGGATTACTGGTCCCATCTGTTCCCATAGGAGACGAGCCGCCCCTTAAGCAACAATCATAAACTTATCATATtttctaaggaaaactaatgaaaaaggcttcaaaactttgagttttaacgaaaatgacaaaaatgtgttgtaagtgaatagtatcatgattgactttttagagtaaaaatgtggttttttgttaaaatgaacagtaccgggagcttttcgttaaagttccttattTTCTAAAGCCTTGACCTAAAGACCCAGATCTAAATgttgagagattttttttaagGGACTTTCGCGTCACATTATTTGTCACTTACAACACATATAAAGGGTTGCGTTTGGATTTCATATGGACTCATTTTAACCTATACAAGATATATTAGACAGAAAAATACTGAAGATAACATGACACGAAAGACCCTCTTCTAAGATCTATCCTCAATATGAGGGGCCATAGCGAATAGCAGCCAAAAACTCATGACACACAACacaagaacaaaagaaaataactgCCCTCTCTTTTTTGACCACTCTTACTCAGCTACATGTTAACTTTTCCCACCCATTTCTTCAAAAACCCCCCAAGAtaacaatgaactaattcaagTACTATTCCATTGATATAAAAGGTCACCCGACCATCCAACGGAAAATATCAGTTCAAACTAATTAAGAGTAGTCATATCCACATCCATTTACTATCATGATAGAAAAAAGAGGGTACGTAATCACTTTGTATGGACATATTGCATGGCTTAATTGGGAGGAATGTGAATTATGGATTATAAAAGCAAAAGCTATGTATGGCTATAAATATAATGTTAAATATAGAGAAGAGGGTAGTTAATTGGGAAGTTAAAGATAAAGgtgatggagaagaagaagaaatggtcTGGCAACCGGCGACCATCACGCTGTGTTGTAGAATTTGAGAGAGCAATCAGCAAAAGCAAGAGCAGTTTCCGGGTCTTCAGAGTCAAATTTAAAAAGGGGCACATCAGGGTCACCTACAGATTAATTACACTACGTTTTGTGAAAATTGTGCCTGGCTTTCCCACTCTCTTTTAGAGTGCGTATCAAGAAAATGTAGCTCAACAAATTTCTATGGTCTCCCTTTCTGGGGGTAATACTCTCCAAGGTCTCTATTTTGGACGTTTGTTTTTCGAATATTTGATGTTGAGATGAATAATAAAAGATTAGTGGTGGTTTTCCTCTGTTGGAATTAAGTAAATTAACAGAAACTCTAATCACAATTctcaatatacatatatatttatatatacatcGTTAGTCTCAAACCTCAAGAAGCCAGGGATGTTAAGTAGTTTCTTCTACCCACTAAGAGACCTTATGTTCACATGGTGATAGGGCCAAGAACGCTGAACGTATTTCTCTGTGAGCAGGGAACTCTTGCACTTATAGAAGCAATGACAGCCAACTCCTATCTATCGTGGAGGGTTGGTTATTTTCCCATTTCTTCAAATCCTGATTGTGTAGAGGTGGTTGTGATCAGTGCTTACTTTCAAATGCACGATGAAAGTATACCCCTCAATTATATGATGTAGATTTCCACGTATCCAAACTCTTACTACCAACATATTATTTCTCCTTTATCTTTAACTAGTTGAATCCACATAGGATTCTTACATcctcataaataaaaaatatccaGATATTgtaatttagagagagaagaaaaaaattgtgagAGTTGTGGTTCTGTTCTCTACATGGAAccttacatacatacatacatatatatatatatatatatatatatatatatatatatatatatatatatttctcctCTTGGGCTTtacactagtaaaaaaaaactttgtgcGACAAAACACACATCGTTGCGCAAAGTGGCTTTGCGCTTCAAGATTTTTAAAATTGTCACACAacgtatataaaaaaaagagaaactTTGGTTCTGGTTTCTAGTTGACAAAAATCttggattgaaactttattAATTTGAATACTTCGATTGAAAGACAAAATGTTAAATTTCAatattaattaagaaatttaagAATGAAAATTTATAATTCCACCCTATAATCATACAAAGTTTATACCATATgaggattttaaaattttcctcAAATCTGAACTGTGTGAAATCGGATaagatgttttattttttttcaaaaataaaatgttttattttaattacaaaatatgggtacattttagtaaaaaaaggtgaatagattttacattaaaaaagagtacattttgcatccaaaaaaaattgggtacattttacataacaAAGTGTGACAATTTTCATgcaaatgggtacattataaataaattaggggcATAAGTAAAGGATTAAAAATTTATGAGTACAaataatgtcacatcccaggccaggtccaccacatcctgggcccgttccaccaccgtagcacgatattgtccgcgttgggcttaccattccctcacggttttgtttgtgggaactcacgagccactttccagtgggtcacccatcttaggaatgctctggcctcccactcgcttaacttcggagttcctacggaacccgaagccaatgagctcctaaaaaccctcgtgctaggtagggatgggaatatacatttaaggatcactcccctaggcgatgtgagatgttacaatccaccccccttaggggctcgacatcctcgtcgacacacttccggccagggattggctctaatgccatttgtcacatcccaggccggttccaccaccgtagcacgatattgtccgttttgggcttactattccttcacagttttgtttttgggaactcacgagcaacttctcagtgggtcacccatcctaggagtgctatggcctccttctcgcttaacttcggagttcctacggaacctgaagccagttagcttccaaaaggcctcatgctaggtaaggatgagaatatacatttaaggatcactcccctaggcgatgtgggatgttacaatccacccaacttaggggcccgacgtcgattggctctgataccatttgtcacatccttgcccgggtccaccacatctcgggcccaCTTCACCACTGtggcacgatattgtccgctttgggcttaccattccctcacagttttgtttttgggaactcacgagcaacttcttagtgggtcatccatcctgg
Protein-coding regions in this window:
- the LOC126591326 gene encoding uncharacterized protein LOC126591326 isoform X1 — protein: MDPPLNAQLTQPCPPAFSIGEKRPIGNGGEGDLGTQLNKKPRLGPNSEKDLRRVAEIVLALSTMAKIRGGKKPTEPEIGLMGEARSKLVELCEGLAPKDIVGRDAIGAVIEDAGLNAMLKEQRLGFWGPKLTIAEKFLQTKRKVRTQFFDLMEESKKFSALAQPATHPAHQFKKSFNAAAETHGMPHTVHMIPTSKPSHAPISSGGFPITPSLVHVSTATPTPTQYQFPNNDVRASMVSSGFPSIHLGRDSTTPTVLRVERAQFRSDGGPNANASSYASQVQANSSSNHPLPSVNAPAWSVQTQSAKSGPEHKVPNHISVKVEGSTGMSMPQMTPVAALNQNTKPFVSQLASGNLPIVHQPLQQMDFVKAHSLSNNHNEIAKIIQKLLQPQPPDHPTWIPPSRDYMSKSLTCQSCQLTINEVDNVLICDACERGYHIMCAQSSNQRGIPRGEWHCMRCLSLSNGKPLPPKYGRVMRSNIQVKDPSNTAGVQTSLENKLGTLDPKVNQPKTTAKGSSVLQNIAGIGGGASNHLESAPDLKILNAKESQVKNLTSSIKNMDEKPLSGSYPSIERSEERCPESKSEPPAEPKEITRSSRVEERHSESIAEPPAESNVERPVEPKETTEFSGVEERPSESKAEPPAQSKAGPPTEPKEITESFRVEEIPSESKAELPPESKEDLPDKSKADPHGEPKETTESSRVEERPSDSKAEPPVEPQETTESCRVEEIRFESKAEPSADFFNKGVDKSDHSQPPSNTQVVDCAGLPNCSEIPSMIFHDQNSALKNPDTSHLVGNSGSSLRYDIKQDDQSGAQANTGESSVASGRALEHFRFCSDGLKVVEWIGDVVQGGDEKIYYHTCCIDEVTYQLRDHALFQSSHGKLIPSKLQKGCHDFVISLQSMWEDRKTGSKWAIVNRCYFPGDLPENVGRPSTPESNEVYESNHDSTVMAGLIRGPCEVLSPAKFSGETERRSQLEQEANNELRPIFLCKWIYDEFKGVLEPVPE
- the LOC126591326 gene encoding uncharacterized protein LOC126591326 isoform X4 — its product is MDPPLNAQLTQPCPPAFSIGEKRPIGNGGEGDLGTQLNKKPRLGPNSEKDLRRVAEIVLALSTMAKIRGGKKPTEPEIGLMGEARSKLVELCEGLAPKDIVGRDAIGAVIEDAGLNAMLKEQRLGFWGPKLTIAEKFLQTKRKVRTQFFDLMEESKKFSALAQPATHPAHQFKKSFNAAAETHGMPHTVHMIPTSKPSHAPISSGGFPITPSLVHVSTATPTPTQYQFPNNDVRASMVSSGFPSIHLGRDSTTPTVLRVERAQFRSDGGPNANASSYASQVQANSSSNHPLPSVNAPAWSVQTQSAKSGPEHKVPNHISVKVEGSTGMSMPQMTPVAALNQNTKPFVSQLASGNLPIVHQPLQQMDFVKAHSLSNNHNEIAKIIQKLLQPQPPDHPTWIPPSRDYMSKSLTCQSCQLTINEVDNVLICDACERGYHIMCAQSSNQRGIPRGEWHCMRCLSLSNGKPLPPKYGRVMRSNIQVKDPSNTAGVQTSLENKLGTLDPKVNQPKTTAKGSSVLQNIAGIGGGASNHLESAPDLKILNAKESQVKNLTSSIKNMDEKPLSGSYPSIERSEERCPESKSEPPAEPKEITRSSRVEERHSESIAEPPAESNVERPVEPKETTEFSGVEERPSESKAEPPAQSKAGPPTEPKEITESFRVEEIPSESKAELPPESKEDLPDKSKADPHGEPKETTESSRVEERPSDSKAEPPVEPQETTESCRVEEIRFESKAEPSADFFNKGVDKSDHSQPPSNTQVVDCAGLPNCSEIPSMIFHDQNSALKNPDTSHLVGNSGSSLRYDIKQDDQSGAQANTGESSVASGRALEHFRFCSDGLKVVEWIGDVVQGGDEKIYYHTCCIDEVTYQLRDHALFQSSHGKLIPSKLQKGCHDFVISLQSMWEDRKTGSKWAIVNRCYFPGDLPENVGRPSTPESNELTSRMGLLILSYDAHDCEHMHQYDISF
- the LOC126591326 gene encoding uncharacterized protein LOC126591326 isoform X2, whose amino-acid sequence is MDPPLNAQLTQPCPPAFSIGEKRPIGNGGEGDLGTQLNKKPRLGPNSEKDLRRVAEIVLALSTMAKIRGGKKPTEPEIGLMGEARSKLVELCEGLAPKDIVGRDAIGAVIEDAGLNAMLKEQRLGFWGPKLTIAEKFLQTKRKMEESKKFSALAQPATHPAHQFKKSFNAAAETHGMPHTVHMIPTSKPSHAPISSGGFPITPSLVHVSTATPTPTQYQFPNNDVRASMVSSGFPSIHLGRDSTTPTVLRVERAQFRSDGGPNANASSYASQVQANSSSNHPLPSVNAPAWSVQTQSAKSGPEHKVPNHISVKVEGSTGMSMPQMTPVAALNQNTKPFVSQLASGNLPIVHQPLQQMDFVKAHSLSNNHNEIAKIIQKLLQPQPPDHPTWIPPSRDYMSKSLTCQSCQLTINEVDNVLICDACERGYHIMCAQSSNQRGIPRGEWHCMRCLSLSNGKPLPPKYGRVMRSNIQVKDPSNTAGVQTSLENKLGTLDPKVNQPKTTAKGSSVLQNIAGIGGGASNHLESAPDLKILNAKESQVKNLTSSIKNMDEKPLSGSYPSIERSEERCPESKSEPPAEPKEITRSSRVEERHSESIAEPPAESNVERPVEPKETTEFSGVEERPSESKAEPPAQSKAGPPTEPKEITESFRVEEIPSESKAELPPESKEDLPDKSKADPHGEPKETTESSRVEERPSDSKAEPPVEPQETTESCRVEEIRFESKAEPSADFFNKGVDKSDHSQPPSNTQVVDCAGLPNCSEIPSMIFHDQNSALKNPDTSHLVGNSGSSLRYDIKQDDQSGAQANTGESSVASGRALEHFRFCSDGLKVVEWIGDVVQGGDEKIYYHTCCIDEVTYQLRDHALFQSSHGKLIPSKLQKGCHDFVISLQSMWEDRKTGSKWAIVNRCYFPGDLPENVGRPSTPESNEVYESNHDSTVMAGLIRGPCEVLSPAKFSGETERRSQLEQEANNELRPIFLCKWIYDEFKGVLEPVPE